The genomic region CCTCGTGACGGTGCCGGCGCGGCGCACGCTGCACCTGCGCTTCAACGACCTCGCGTCGCCGGCGCCGGTGCCGAGGGGCGCCGACTACGCGAGCGTCCTCGAGTCGGACGTCCCGATCGTCGTGCAGCACACGCGGCTGGACGCCCGGCAGGCCGAGTCGGCGCTGCTCAGCACGGTCGCGTTCGCGGAGTGACGCCGCCTCGCGGCGGAGGAGGGGACATGGCGGCGACGGTGGGCGAGTTCATCCTCGGGCGGCTGCGGGCCTGGGGCGTCCGGCGCATCTACGGCTACCCGGGCGACGGCATCAACGGCGTGCTCGGCGCCTTCCGCAAGGTCCCGGAGCTCGACTTCGTGCAGGTCCGGCACGAGGAGATGGCGGCCTTCATGGCCTGCGCCCACGCCAAGTTCACCGGCGAGGTGGGGGTCTGCCTCGCCACCAGCGGCCCCGGGGCCATCCACCTCCTGAACGGCCTCTACGACGCCAAGCTCGACCACCAGCCGGTGGTGGCCATCGTCGGCCAGTCGGCGCGCACGGCGCTCGGGGGCGACTACCAGCAGGAGGTGGACCTCCTCTCGCTCTTCAAGGACGTGGCCAAGGAGTACGTGCAGCAGATGCACGTCCCGGAGCAGGCGCGGCAGCTCGTGGACCGGGCGGTCCGCATCGCGCTCGCCGAGCGGACCGTCACCTGCATCATCCTGCCGAACGACGTGCAGGAGCTGCCGGTGAAGCCGCCGCCGGAGAAGCACGGCACCGTCCACACCGGCATCGGCCAGGGCTGGTCGGCGCCGCGGGTCGTGCCGCGGGAGGAGGACCTGCGCCGGGCGGCCGAGGTGCTCAACGCCGGCCAGCGGGTGGCGATGCTGGTGGGGGCGGGCGCGCTCCGGGCCAGCGACGAGGTCACGGCGGTGGCCGACGTGCTCGGCGCGGGCGTCGCCAAGGCGCTCCTCGGCAAGGCGGCGCTGCCCGACGATCTGCCCTGGGTGACGGGCGCCATCGGGCTCCTCGGGACCAAGCCGTCCTGGGACCTGATGATGGAGTGCGACACGCTGCTCATGGTCGGCTCCTCCTTCCCGTACTCCGAGTTCCTGCCGCCCGAGGGGCAGGCGCGCGGCGTCCAGGTGGACCTCGACGGCCGGATGCTCTCCATCCGCTACCCGATGGAGGTGAACCTGGCCGGCGACAGCGCCGAGACGCTCCGGGCGCTCCTGCCGCTCCTGCGGCGCAAGGAGGACCGCTCCTGGCGCGCGAAGATCGAGCGGGAGGTGGCGCGCTGGTGGAAGGTGCTCGAGGCCCGGGCCATGAACCCGGCCCACCCCATCAACCCGCAGCGGGTCTACTGGGAGCTCTCGCGCCGCCTGCCGGCGAACGCCATCCTCTCGGCCGACTCCGGCTCGTCGGCCAACTGGTACGCCCGCGACGTCCGGATCCAGCGGGGCATGATGGCCTCGCTCTCCGGCAACCTCGCCACCATGGGCCCGGGCGTGCCGTACGCCATCGGCGCCAAGTTCGCCTTCCCCGACCGGCCGGTCCTCGCGCTGGTGGGCGACGGCGCCATGCAGATGAACGGCAACGAGGAGCTCATCACCATCTCCAAGTACTGGAAGGAGTGGCGCGACCCCCGGCTGGTGGTCCTGGTCCTCAACAACCGCGACCTCAACCAGGTGACCTGGGAGCAGCGGGTCATGGAGGGCGATCCCAAGTTCCAGGCCTCGCAGGACCTGCCCGACTTCCCCTACGCGCGCTACGCCGAGTCGATCGGGCTCGCCGGGCTGCGGATGGAGACGGCGGACGACGTGGGGCGGGTCTGGGACCAGGCGCTCGCCGCCGACCGGCCCTGCGTGGTCGAGGCGATCACCGATCCCGAGGTGCCGCCGCTCCCGCCCCACATCACCTTCGAGCAGATGAAGGGGTTCATGGGCGCCATCGCCCGGGGCGATCCCGACCGGGCGGCCTTCATCCGGCAGGCCTGGAAGGACATGCTGAAGAGCTGGACGGCGTGATGCCGGGGGGGACGGCGGCGCGGGTGGAGGGGGTGGAGGTCTCGGCCTTCACCGTGCCCACCCGCACCCCGGAGTCGGACGGCACGCTCGAGTGGAAGGCGACCACGCTGGTCTGGGTCGAGGCGCGCGGGGGAGGGGAGCTTGGCGCCGGCTACTCCTACGCCGACACCGCCACGGCGCGGCTCGTCCACGACCTCCTCGCGCCCCTCGTCGCCGGGCGCGACGCCCTCGACGT from Anaeromyxobacter paludicola harbors:
- a CDS encoding thiamine pyrophosphate-requiring protein, which produces MAATVGEFILGRLRAWGVRRIYGYPGDGINGVLGAFRKVPELDFVQVRHEEMAAFMACAHAKFTGEVGVCLATSGPGAIHLLNGLYDAKLDHQPVVAIVGQSARTALGGDYQQEVDLLSLFKDVAKEYVQQMHVPEQARQLVDRAVRIALAERTVTCIILPNDVQELPVKPPPEKHGTVHTGIGQGWSAPRVVPREEDLRRAAEVLNAGQRVAMLVGAGALRASDEVTAVADVLGAGVAKALLGKAALPDDLPWVTGAIGLLGTKPSWDLMMECDTLLMVGSSFPYSEFLPPEGQARGVQVDLDGRMLSIRYPMEVNLAGDSAETLRALLPLLRRKEDRSWRAKIEREVARWWKVLEARAMNPAHPINPQRVYWELSRRLPANAILSADSGSSANWYARDVRIQRGMMASLSGNLATMGPGVPYAIGAKFAFPDRPVLALVGDGAMQMNGNEELITISKYWKEWRDPRLVVLVLNNRDLNQVTWEQRVMEGDPKFQASQDLPDFPYARYAESIGLAGLRMETADDVGRVWDQALAADRPCVVEAITDPEVPPLPPHITFEQMKGFMGAIARGDPDRAAFIRQAWKDMLKSWTA